AGATCCTCGCTGTCGGCGAAGACCTGGGTCTGGGCACGCCGGGCTGCGACACACCGGTCTGGCGAGTCGACCGGACATCCCGGCACGCCCGCACCGTCGGGTGATGCCACGACGACACGATCGAGGTGGGCATGGCTGTTGTCGGCGAGGAGCAGCTCCACCGCGCGGTCGGGTACTGCGTTTCGCATCCCGCGGCGGATCACGTCGTAACAATCCGCCTCGTCGTCGGCCATCTCGAGTGCCCGCCCGAAACGAGTCTCGAACTCGCGACGGCGTACTTCCGTCTCCATCATCCGCTGCTGGACGGCCTGCTCCGCGCCGATCGCGAGCCCGCGGCGGCTGGTGATCGCACTGAAGCTCAGCGCGAGCGGCACTCCCAACGCCGCGCCGACCGCGCCGGCGAGGAGCGCGCTCACGAGCACGTGCCCAGGCGCCACCAATGCGGCGACGACTGCGCCCTCGATGACACCCGTGACCGTCAGGATGATGACGAGGGCCGGGATCACGCCGCGCACGCCGCGGCGCACGCTCTCACGCGCGCCTGCGAGCTCGTCCTCTGTGAGTTGCAGCGCAGGGTTCGCGTCCATCACGGGTCCCCTCCTGCCACCTGCCACCTGTGTCGATCCCGTTGCGTATCGTGTCGGCAGGCTGGCTGCGCCGCTGAATACCCAAATTGTCCCTCGATCGGCAGAGAGCGTCCGCGAACGGGACGGATCCGTCGACAAGAGGGCGTCCGGTTCGTGGACCCGGCGGGTTGGGCTATTGGTCCGCGATCTCGCGGATCTTCGCCACGCGGTCTTCGCTGTGGTCGGCGTCGTGACCCTGGATCTGAATGAGTTCCTCACGTGTCGCGGCGGCGATGGCCTCGGCGTTCTCGTCGGCGGCCGCGAGCCGCGCCTCGATTCCCTCGGCGACGATCCGCTCGGCCTCGTCGACGAGCGCGGTCACCATGTCGGCTTCGGGTACCACGCGCACGACGGTGCCACGCACGAACAGGTGCCCTTTGCCGCGCCCGGCCGCGATACCGAGGTCGGCACCACGCGCCTCACCGGGACCGTTGACGACGCATCCCATCACCGCGACCTGGAGCGGGATGTTGCGTGCTTCGAGCGCGTCCTGCGCCTCGCGCGCCACACGGATCACATCGACTTCGGCGCGGCCGCACGACGGGCACGCGATGAGGTCGAGGCCCTTGCGCTCACGGAGGCCCATCGCCTCGAGTAGCTGGCGTCCTGCCTTCGCCTCCTCCACCGGGTCGGCGGTGAGCGAGAAGCGGATGGTGTCCCCGATGCCTTCGGCAAGCAGCGTCGCGATGCCGGCCGTCGACTTCACGAGCCCCCCGGGCAGCGGTCCCGCCTCGGTAACGCCGAGGTGCAGCGGAAAGTCGACCGTCTCCGACAGCAGCCGGTAGGCGTTGATCATCACCGGCACGTTCGACGACTTCACGGAGATCTTGACGTCGTCGAAGCCGACCTCGGCGAAGTAGGCGAGCTCGCGCTCGGCCGACGCGACCAGCGCCTCCGGCGTGGGGCCACCGAAGCGCTCCGCGATGTCAGGATCGAGGCTGCCCGCGTTCACGCCGATTCGGATCGGGAGCCCGCGGTCTTTGGCCTCGCTGGCGACGGCTTTGACCTGGTCGGGCTTGCGGATGTTGCCGGGATTCAGCCGCAGTCCCTGCACCCCGGCCTCGATCGCCGCGAGCGCGAGCTTGTACTGGAAGTGGATGTCGGCGATGAGCGGCACCGGTGAGCGCGGGACGATGCGCGCCAGGCCCTCGGCCGCAGCTTCTTCGTTGCACGTGCAGCGCACGATGTCGCAACCCGCCGCCGCGAGCGCGTAGATCTGCGCCAACGTGCCGTCGACGTCGGCCGTCTTCGTAGTGGTCATCGACTGCACCGACACCGCCGTACCACCGCCGACCGCGACGTCACCGACGCGGATCTGCCGGGTGACCCGTCGTTCCATCTTTCCCGCTCTCTACTGGCCGATGGCCTGGCGTACGTCGAGGAACATCGCGGAAAGCGCGATCGTCATCAATACCGCGAAGAACGTGACCCCGATCGGGAGCACCTTGCGGTAGTCGACCTCCACCCGGCGGTGCTTGATCTTCGAAGCCGCCCACTCGTACACGACGATCGCGGCGTGCCCGCCGTCGAGGATCGGCGGGACGGGCAGCAGGTTGAAGACGGCGAGGATCAGGCTTATACCACCGAGCAGCAAGAGGAGGGTCCACAGGTCGTTGCC
The sequence above is drawn from the Acidimicrobiia bacterium genome and encodes:
- the ispG gene encoding flavodoxin-dependent (E)-4-hydroxy-3-methylbut-2-enyl-diphosphate synthase yields the protein MERRVTRQIRVGDVAVGGGTAVSVQSMTTTKTADVDGTLAQIYALAAAGCDIVRCTCNEEAAAEGLARIVPRSPVPLIADIHFQYKLALAAIEAGVQGLRLNPGNIRKPDQVKAVASEAKDRGLPIRIGVNAGSLDPDIAERFGGPTPEALVASAERELAYFAEVGFDDVKISVKSSNVPVMINAYRLLSETVDFPLHLGVTEAGPLPGGLVKSTAGIATLLAEGIGDTIRFSLTADPVEEAKAGRQLLEAMGLRERKGLDLIACPSCGRAEVDVIRVAREAQDALEARNIPLQVAVMGCVVNGPGEARGADLGIAAGRGKGHLFVRGTVVRVVPEADMVTALVDEAERIVAEGIEARLAAADENAEAIAAATREELIQIQGHDADHSEDRVAKIREIADQ